The genomic stretch CCCGTACTTATAAGGGTGGACTCCGTCCTGAGAGGTTTCTCCTGGAACTCCACCACCCTATCCCCATCCAGCACAACAACACCGTAGCGTCTTGCCAGCTCCGGGTCGCCAACGTCGTACACGGCTATCAGAGGGTTCCCGTTGTAGTGTTTCAGGAAGTCCTGCAGATCAAAGGAGAATATGTTGTCCCCCGCTATCACAAGGTAATCATCCAAACCCAGCTCATCGACGGCCCTCTTCAGCGCCCCAACGGTCCCGAGCTTCTCCTCCTCATGCAGGGTGTCCTCAACCACCAGCCCGACACCATACCTATCAGCGTACGGCCTGAAGTGAGCCTCAAAGAACCTGTTCGTCGATATGTGCGTTTCCAGTCCGAGCCCCTTAACGTTCTCCATTATGTAATCCAGAATTGTCCTATTCCCCACCGGCAGGAGCGCCTTTGGATGATCCTTGGTGACAGGCCACAGTCTAGTAGCGTAGCCGCCGGCCATTATCAGTACCTTCACAATCATCACCATCGTCCTTTGATTAACATGTTACTTTCCACGTAGAAGAAGCTTTAAAGTGTTTTGCATTACCGCCTGTGGTGATATTGAAGTGAAGATTCTCATCACCGGCGGTGCAGGCTTTATAGGCTCCCACTTGGTGGACAGGTTGATGCTCCATGGCCATGAAGTCAGGGTTCTCGACGACCTGAGTGCGGGAAGCACAGAGAACATCGAACGCTGGCTTGATAATGAGCGCTTTGAGTTCGTAAGGGGCGACATGAGGGACCCCGATGTTTCCGAAGAGGCGGTCGAAGGAATGGAAGCCGTTTTTCACCTGGCCGCCAACCCGGAGGTTAGAATTGGTTCCCAGAGCCCGGAACTCCTATACGAAACCAACGTCGGAGTAACCCACAACCTCCTAGAAGCGGTCAAGGGTTCGGACGTCAAGTACCTGGTCTTCACAAGCTCATCGACGATCTACGGTGAGGCGGACGTTATCCCAACCCCCGA from Thermococcus sp. encodes the following:
- a CDS encoding NDP-sugar synthase, with the protein product MKVLIMAGGYATRLWPVTKDHPKALLPVGNRTILDYIMENVKGLGLETHISTNRFFEAHFRPYADRYGVGLVVEDTLHEEEKLGTVGALKRAVDELGLDDYLVIAGDNIFSFDLQDFLKHYNGNPLIAVYDVGDPELARRYGVVVLDGDRVVEFQEKPLRTESTLISTGVYALPAKTVELIDDYLGDGNKDAPGYFLEWLVRGGAAVHAYRFDEYWYDIGSADSYLEALKTLLKENHVEDIHIGSYAKVIPPVVIKQGSKIIGRSIIGPYAYIGEGCLIENSDISDSIIFGKTVIRNSTIWRSIIDEKCEIRNLELKKSLVGGHAKIQRGD